In Rhodothermus marinus DSM 4252, a single genomic region encodes these proteins:
- a CDS encoding winged helix-turn-helix transcriptional regulator: MTAVQLSCPPPHELWVFGWQALGGPQHTLSEQGQQLLEAARQASAVLVDWQLAQAPLINTLGFYLRRQATAPLIALCRTGPEAQIAALVAGADAALTFPLQPALIQAHQVAYQRLVRDLRLETTAATLPRDVRQVGRLRLDRTAHRFFIDDQEVEVTPREFALLDFLLSRPGVACSRHEILAHVWGITFDTGTNMVDVYMYFLRRKLEAHGLKNVIRTIRGYGYRLDLPAEPPEKTA, encoded by the coding sequence GTGACAGCGGTCCAGCTGAGCTGTCCGCCTCCGCACGAGCTGTGGGTGTTCGGATGGCAGGCGCTGGGCGGCCCACAACATACTCTGTCGGAACAGGGGCAGCAGCTGCTGGAAGCCGCCCGGCAGGCCAGTGCGGTGCTGGTGGACTGGCAACTGGCGCAGGCGCCGCTGATCAACACGCTGGGCTTTTACCTGCGTCGTCAGGCTACCGCTCCCCTGATTGCCTTGTGCCGAACCGGCCCGGAAGCCCAGATTGCCGCCCTGGTAGCCGGTGCCGACGCCGCCCTGACCTTTCCCCTCCAACCCGCCTTGATCCAGGCGCACCAGGTAGCCTACCAACGGTTGGTGCGCGACCTCCGTCTGGAGACCACAGCTGCCACCCTGCCCCGCGATGTACGACAGGTGGGACGCCTGCGGCTTGACCGCACCGCCCATCGCTTCTTTATTGATGATCAAGAAGTGGAGGTAACACCCCGCGAATTTGCCCTGCTGGACTTTTTGCTCTCGCGCCCCGGGGTCGCCTGCTCTCGCCACGAGATTCTGGCTCACGTCTGGGGTATCACGTTCGACACCGGCACCAACATGGTGGACGTTTACATGTATTTTCTGCGGCGGAAACTGGAAGCACATGGCCTCAAAAATGTGATCCGCACCATTCGCGGATATGGCTATCGGTTGGATTTGCCCGCCGAACCGCCGGAAAAAACCGCGTAA
- a CDS encoding L,D-transpeptidase has translation MASLLLSLGCVGIAPVLRGALLSLETAPVYAEAASIDEATLRRSIARLERRLAARRPAGAYLVVSTTENHFWLYVGGRLIREGRCSTGSYVYLKGSGGRSWLFQTPRGQFFVQSKIVNPVWHKPDWAFVEEGKPIPPPGSPERYEYGVLGRYALAIGNGYLIHGTLYQRLLGLPVTHGCVRLGDADLEVVYRTLPLGAPVYIY, from the coding sequence ATGGCCAGCCTTCTGCTGTCGCTGGGATGCGTCGGCATAGCGCCGGTGCTGCGCGGTGCATTGCTATCGCTCGAGACCGCGCCGGTCTATGCCGAGGCGGCTTCGATCGATGAGGCTACGCTCCGGCGAAGCATTGCGCGTCTGGAACGACGACTGGCAGCCCGGCGTCCCGCTGGCGCCTATCTGGTCGTCAGTACTACGGAAAACCACTTCTGGCTCTACGTGGGAGGGCGGCTGATTCGAGAAGGCCGCTGCTCGACCGGCAGTTATGTGTACCTGAAAGGAAGTGGGGGACGCAGCTGGCTTTTTCAAACGCCCCGTGGTCAGTTTTTCGTGCAGTCCAAAATCGTCAATCCCGTCTGGCATAAGCCGGACTGGGCCTTTGTCGAAGAAGGCAAACCCATTCCGCCGCCTGGTTCTCCCGAGCGGTACGAGTACGGGGTGCTCGGGCGGTATGCACTGGCCATTGGCAACGGATACCTGATCCACGGGACCCTGTATCAGCGCCTGCTGGGACTTCCGGTAACCCACGGATGTGTGCGCCTGGGTGATGCCGATCTGGAGGTTGTTTATCGAACGCTTCCCCTGGGCGCACCCGTGTACATCTACTGA
- a CDS encoding ABC transporter substrate-binding protein, which yields MKPLRFPLLLLWLGLGACRPASGPASGALTVTDDLGRTVTLPHVPERVVTLAPSLTEIVFAAGAGHKLVGVTTADDYPPAVDTLPRFSALPVNFEAIVALQPDLVLATDQVNNPRDAATFEALGLPVYFFSYHSLEDVLEAILTTGKLLDTEAAARRTVDSLRARLAKLAAAVDTLRHRPTVLVLISDETLYAFSQGSYVHDLVARAGGKSLTDSLSNPAPVLSDELVLQLQPEVIVVTAGADYDPARLLRYHPSWDLLPAVRNRRICGIEPSLILRPGPRLVAGLEALLHCLHPELARKLSP from the coding sequence ATGAAGCCTCTCCGGTTTCCTCTGCTGCTGTTGTGGCTGGGGCTCGGCGCCTGCCGGCCGGCGTCCGGGCCTGCCAGCGGTGCGCTGACGGTTACCGACGATCTGGGCCGCACGGTCACGCTGCCGCACGTGCCGGAGCGCGTCGTGACGCTGGCGCCCAGCCTGACCGAGATCGTCTTTGCTGCCGGGGCCGGACACAAGCTGGTGGGCGTCACCACGGCCGACGATTATCCGCCGGCCGTCGATACGTTGCCGCGCTTCAGTGCGCTGCCGGTCAACTTCGAGGCAATCGTCGCGCTGCAACCGGACCTGGTGCTGGCCACCGATCAGGTGAACAATCCGCGGGATGCGGCCACCTTCGAAGCGCTCGGCCTGCCCGTGTATTTCTTTTCATACCATTCGCTCGAGGACGTGCTGGAAGCGATCCTGACCACAGGGAAGCTGCTGGACACCGAAGCAGCCGCCCGTCGCACCGTCGATTCGCTACGGGCACGCCTGGCGAAGCTGGCGGCGGCCGTCGATACGCTGCGCCACCGCCCCACCGTACTGGTGCTGATCAGCGACGAAACGCTCTACGCGTTCAGCCAGGGTAGCTACGTGCACGATCTGGTGGCGCGGGCCGGGGGCAAAAGCCTGACGGACTCGCTGTCCAATCCGGCCCCGGTGCTCAGCGACGAACTGGTGCTGCAGCTTCAGCCCGAGGTGATCGTCGTGACGGCCGGCGCCGATTACGATCCAGCCCGGCTGCTGCGGTATCATCCGTCCTGGGACCTGCTGCCGGCCGTTCGCAACCGGCGCATCTGCGGCATCGAGCCCTCGCTGATCCTGCGGCCCGGTCCGCGCCTGGTGGCCGGCCTGGAGGCGCTGCTGCACTGCCTGCACCCGGAGCTGGCCCGCAAGCTGTCGCCATGA
- a CDS encoding calcium/sodium antiporter, protein MGDALLWIVLGLGGLYLGAEGLVRGSAALALRLGVSPLVIGLTIVAWGTSSPEIVVSVQAALRGSADVAVGNVVGSNICNIALILGLASVLQPLRVQARLLRLDVPLLIGVSLLSGGLLWDGRLGWQGGVLLLGLLGCYTGLNFYLSRKESPELLQEGTATLPHPLRHPWIEGAIVVLGLGLLVVGGHWFLEGAVTLARWLGLSEAFIGLSVVAVGTSLPELATSVVAALRREADIAVGNVVGSNLFNLLAILGLSAVVRPLQTTDVQHLDLLVMNALTWVLLPLMWSGHRIHRGEGLLLLGLYGAYLLGRAAL, encoded by the coding sequence ATGGGCGACGCGCTGCTCTGGATCGTCCTGGGTCTGGGAGGGCTCTATCTCGGGGCGGAGGGGCTGGTGCGGGGAAGTGCGGCACTGGCCCTTCGGCTGGGCGTCTCGCCGCTGGTCATCGGGCTGACGATCGTGGCCTGGGGGACCAGTAGTCCGGAGATTGTCGTGAGTGTGCAGGCCGCGCTGAGGGGAAGTGCGGATGTGGCCGTGGGCAATGTGGTGGGGTCCAACATCTGCAACATTGCACTGATTCTCGGTCTGGCGTCGGTCTTGCAGCCGCTCAGGGTACAGGCGCGTCTGCTCCGGCTGGACGTACCGCTGCTGATCGGGGTTTCGCTGCTGAGCGGAGGGCTGCTGTGGGATGGGCGGCTGGGATGGCAGGGCGGGGTGTTGTTGCTGGGACTGCTGGGTTGTTACACGGGGCTCAACTTCTACCTGAGTCGCAAAGAAAGCCCGGAACTGTTGCAGGAGGGGACCGCCACCCTGCCGCATCCGTTGCGTCATCCGTGGATCGAAGGTGCGATCGTTGTGCTCGGACTGGGGTTACTGGTGGTGGGCGGGCACTGGTTTCTGGAAGGAGCGGTAACGCTCGCTCGCTGGCTGGGATTGTCGGAGGCCTTTATTGGCTTGAGCGTGGTGGCGGTGGGTACGAGCTTGCCGGAACTGGCTACCTCGGTGGTGGCCGCGCTGCGCCGCGAAGCCGATATTGCCGTGGGGAATGTGGTGGGTTCCAATCTGTTCAATCTACTGGCCATTCTGGGACTTTCGGCCGTGGTGCGTCCGCTGCAGACCACGGACGTGCAGCATCTGGACCTGCTGGTCATGAACGCGCTGACCTGGGTCCTGCTGCCGCTGATGTGGAGTGGCCACCGCATCCATCGAGGTGAAGGCCTGTTGTTGCTGGGTCTGTACGGCGCCTATCTGTTGGGGCGGGCAGCGCTTTAA
- a CDS encoding FecCD family ABC transporter permease: protein MRMPPLTLSCWLLGLLLASVVAGVALGSVSLAPDVVVRVLLGRITGAAVDPVAERIVWQLRLPRVLMALLTGGGLAIVGVAMQTLVRNPLAEPYILGLSSGASAGASLFYLGFLPPLLSRTLSMPLAAFLGALLALTLVYLVARQNGVLSVTRLLLGGVAISALMASITSFVTFASPSPDKLRAVLFWLLGSFSGARWSLLPLPALATLLGLLGMLALTRPMDLLLLGEEPAAQLGIPVELAKRLLILFAALVTGTLVAFSGTIGFVGLIIPHAVRALTGVPHRRVVPLSFLLGAAFLIWADLVARLLLPGTELPVGVVTALCGVPFFLMLLRRSHYRFG from the coding sequence ATGAGGATGCCTCCGCTCACGCTGAGCTGCTGGCTGCTCGGGCTGCTGCTCGCCTCGGTGGTGGCCGGGGTTGCGCTCGGAAGCGTCTCGCTGGCGCCGGACGTGGTGGTGCGCGTGCTGCTCGGGCGGATCACCGGCGCGGCGGTCGATCCGGTGGCCGAACGGATCGTCTGGCAACTCCGGCTGCCCCGCGTGCTGATGGCCCTGCTGACCGGCGGAGGCCTGGCCATCGTGGGCGTGGCCATGCAGACCCTGGTGCGCAATCCGCTGGCCGAGCCCTACATTCTGGGACTTTCGAGCGGGGCCAGCGCCGGCGCTTCGCTGTTCTACCTGGGCTTTCTTCCACCGCTGCTATCGCGCACGCTCTCGATGCCGCTGGCGGCTTTTCTGGGCGCCCTGCTGGCGCTGACGCTCGTCTATCTTGTGGCGCGACAGAACGGCGTGCTTTCGGTCACGCGGCTGCTGCTGGGCGGCGTGGCGATCTCGGCGCTCATGGCTTCGATCACGTCGTTCGTCACGTTCGCCTCGCCCAGTCCCGACAAGCTCCGCGCCGTGCTGTTCTGGCTGCTGGGTTCGTTCAGCGGGGCCCGCTGGTCGCTGCTGCCGCTGCCCGCTCTGGCCACGCTGCTGGGGCTGCTCGGCATGCTGGCGCTCACGCGCCCCATGGATCTGCTGCTGCTGGGCGAGGAGCCAGCCGCCCAGCTCGGCATCCCCGTCGAACTGGCCAAGCGCCTGCTGATCCTGTTCGCGGCGCTGGTCACCGGGACGCTCGTGGCGTTTTCCGGAACGATCGGCTTCGTCGGGCTGATCATTCCGCATGCCGTCCGCGCCCTGACGGGCGTGCCACACCGGCGGGTGGTACCGCTGAGCTTCCTGCTGGGCGCTGCCTTTCTGATCTGGGCCGATCTGGTCGCCCGCCTGCTGCTTCCCGGCACCGAGCTACCGGTGGGTGTCGTCACCGCCCTCTGCGGCGTGCCGTTCTTTCTGATGCTGCTACGCCGCAGCCATTACCGCTTCGGCTGA
- a CDS encoding MFS transporter: MTRPAATPTTRRALWLIVLFGLVSLLADLTYESARSLIGPYLGWLGASATAVGVVAGAGELVGYGLRLASGYLSDRTRRYWTLTLLGYAVNLLAVPALALAGRWEVAAALIIAERAGKALRTPVRDVLLSHATAQVGHGRGFGLHEALDQIGAVAGPLLMAGVLLQGGDYRTAFALLLVPALLALGLLGVARLRYPRPQELEAARPTAPADRTFPRTFWIYLTGAGLLAAGYADFPLIAYHFREAGVLPEAWIPLSYALAMGVDAGAALLLGRWFDRFGPITLALAVALTSAFAPLTFLGGAAAAWVGMALWGVGMGAQESILRATLARMIAPERRGTAFGLFHAVFGVCWFAGSALLGVLYDTSIPALVGVAVALQVLAALVLGWMSRQPKR, from the coding sequence ATGACACGCCCCGCTGCGACGCCGACCACGCGACGGGCCCTCTGGCTGATCGTGCTGTTCGGGCTGGTCAGCCTGCTGGCCGATCTCACCTACGAAAGCGCCCGGAGCCTGATCGGTCCCTACCTGGGCTGGCTGGGCGCCTCGGCCACGGCGGTGGGCGTGGTGGCCGGTGCGGGCGAGCTGGTGGGCTACGGGCTGCGGCTCGCCAGCGGCTATCTGAGCGACCGGACGCGCCGCTACTGGACGCTCACGTTGCTGGGCTATGCGGTGAACCTGCTGGCCGTACCGGCGCTGGCGCTGGCCGGACGCTGGGAGGTGGCGGCCGCGCTGATCATCGCCGAACGCGCCGGCAAGGCGCTGCGCACCCCGGTCCGCGACGTGCTGCTCTCGCACGCCACGGCACAGGTAGGACATGGCCGGGGATTCGGACTGCACGAAGCGCTGGATCAGATCGGTGCCGTGGCCGGACCGCTCCTGATGGCCGGGGTGCTGCTGCAGGGCGGCGACTACCGGACGGCCTTCGCGTTGCTGCTGGTGCCGGCACTGCTCGCGCTGGGGCTGCTCGGCGTGGCCCGGCTACGCTACCCGCGGCCGCAGGAGCTGGAAGCAGCCCGTCCGACGGCGCCGGCGGATCGCACGTTTCCGCGCACGTTCTGGATCTACCTGACCGGGGCCGGACTGCTGGCCGCCGGATACGCGGACTTCCCGCTGATCGCCTATCACTTCCGGGAGGCCGGCGTCTTGCCCGAAGCCTGGATTCCCCTGAGCTATGCGCTGGCAATGGGCGTCGACGCAGGGGCGGCCCTGCTGCTGGGGCGCTGGTTCGACCGCTTCGGCCCGATCACGCTGGCGCTGGCCGTGGCGCTGACCTCCGCCTTTGCACCGCTGACGTTTCTGGGCGGTGCGGCGGCCGCCTGGGTGGGCATGGCGCTCTGGGGCGTGGGCATGGGGGCGCAGGAGTCCATCCTGCGGGCCACGCTGGCCCGAATGATCGCCCCGGAACGGCGGGGCACCGCCTTCGGACTGTTTCATGCGGTCTTTGGCGTGTGCTGGTTTGCGGGGAGCGCGCTGCTGGGAGTGCTCTACGACACGTCCATCCCGGCGCTGGTCGGGGTGGCCGTGGCGCTGCAGGTGCTGGCCGCGCTGGTATTGGGCTGGATGAGTCGTCAGCCGAAGCGGTAA
- a CDS encoding protein-disulfide reductase DsbD family protein — protein sequence MKICRRSQYAGLLILLALLASPARAQRATEIVQWRAHPQPERVAPGDSLWLRLEATIAEGWKVYALDSPPPTRGVRVRLDTLPDLRQAGSPRQQTPLESYDPFFEKVVRYFLNRAVLAVPLVVTPDATPGTRTLRARVAFMTCNDRVCLPPTEVPVEATVQIDPQATSKTAPPRFEPAVPPIEPEAAPPTSDETPALTDAAAQDLVRARSGGLWGFLLLAVGAGLAALLTPCVFPMIPLTVSFFTRQSGSRAQAVRMALVYGLAIVVTFTGLGVLTALLVGASGAQTIAANPWVNLFIGLVFILFALSLLGLYELRLPSGLVNYFNRQSQTHGGYLGVLFMGLTLTLVSFSCTAPFVGGLLAATALGEWGYPVLGMVAFSLTFATPFVLFALFPRALEALPRSGAWMQTIKVVLGFVELAAALKFLSNADLVWGWGLLSRPLVIALVSVLFFLTGFYLIGKLRLPHEPPVETVGVGRLLVAVLFFGLSLYMLPGLLGAPLGNLDAYLPPRRATDVGLVALLQGSGNGESAAEMSWYEDPDVAFAEARATGRPVFIDFTGYTCTNCRQMEATVFPHPEVAKRLQNDFVRLRLYTDDASVGPEWQRYQLQLTGTVALPTYAIVALEGGPLLARHTGLASVEEFLAFLEEGSRAFQQWLAQQQRAQTTEPTAALR from the coding sequence ATGAAGATCTGCAGGCGGTCGCAATACGCAGGGCTTCTGATCTTACTCGCGCTGCTGGCGTCGCCGGCCCGGGCGCAGCGGGCGACCGAGATCGTGCAGTGGCGGGCCCACCCGCAGCCCGAGCGGGTGGCGCCGGGCGATTCGCTCTGGCTCCGACTGGAGGCGACGATCGCCGAGGGGTGGAAGGTCTATGCGCTCGACTCGCCGCCGCCCACGCGGGGCGTCCGGGTGCGCCTCGACACGCTCCCCGACCTCCGACAGGCCGGATCGCCGCGCCAGCAGACGCCGCTGGAAAGCTACGATCCTTTCTTCGAGAAAGTCGTCCGCTATTTCCTGAACCGGGCCGTGCTGGCGGTGCCGCTGGTGGTGACGCCGGATGCCACGCCCGGCACGCGCACGCTGCGCGCCCGGGTGGCGTTTATGACCTGCAACGATCGGGTCTGCCTGCCGCCCACCGAAGTGCCGGTCGAAGCGACCGTACAGATCGACCCGCAGGCCACCTCCAAGACTGCGCCGCCACGTTTCGAGCCGGCCGTGCCGCCCATCGAGCCGGAGGCTGCACCGCCGACGTCCGACGAGACCCCGGCTTTGACCGACGCCGCCGCGCAGGACCTGGTGCGGGCCCGTTCGGGCGGCCTCTGGGGCTTTCTGCTGCTGGCCGTGGGTGCCGGACTGGCCGCCCTGCTCACGCCCTGCGTCTTTCCCATGATTCCGCTGACCGTCTCGTTTTTCACGCGGCAGAGCGGTAGCCGCGCGCAGGCCGTCCGCATGGCGCTCGTCTACGGCCTGGCCATCGTCGTAACCTTCACCGGACTGGGCGTGCTGACGGCCCTGCTCGTGGGCGCTTCCGGTGCACAGACCATCGCGGCCAATCCCTGGGTCAACCTGTTCATCGGACTGGTTTTCATTCTGTTTGCGCTCTCGCTGCTCGGACTCTACGAGCTGCGCCTGCCCTCCGGACTCGTCAACTACTTCAACCGCCAGAGCCAGACGCACGGCGGCTACCTGGGCGTGCTCTTCATGGGGCTGACGCTCACGCTCGTGTCGTTCTCCTGCACGGCCCCCTTCGTGGGCGGGCTGCTGGCCGCCACGGCGCTGGGCGAGTGGGGTTATCCTGTGCTGGGCATGGTGGCCTTCAGCCTGACGTTCGCGACGCCGTTCGTGCTGTTTGCGCTGTTTCCGCGGGCGCTCGAAGCGCTGCCCCGCTCGGGCGCCTGGATGCAGACGATCAAGGTGGTGCTGGGCTTCGTGGAGCTGGCCGCCGCACTGAAGTTTCTCTCGAACGCCGATCTGGTCTGGGGCTGGGGGCTGCTCTCCCGACCGCTGGTGATCGCGCTGGTGTCGGTGCTGTTTTTCCTGACAGGGTTCTACCTGATCGGCAAGCTCCGCCTGCCCCACGAGCCGCCGGTCGAGACCGTGGGCGTCGGACGGCTGCTGGTGGCCGTGCTGTTTTTCGGCCTGTCGCTCTACATGCTGCCCGGACTGCTGGGGGCGCCGCTGGGCAACCTGGACGCCTACCTGCCGCCGCGCCGGGCCACCGACGTGGGGCTGGTGGCGCTGCTTCAGGGAAGCGGAAACGGCGAAAGTGCGGCGGAGATGAGCTGGTATGAAGATCCGGACGTCGCTTTCGCCGAAGCCCGGGCAACGGGCCGGCCCGTGTTCATCGACTTTACGGGCTACACCTGCACGAATTGCCGCCAGATGGAGGCCACCGTCTTCCCGCATCCGGAAGTCGCAAAGCGGCTGCAGAACGACTTCGTGCGGCTCCGGCTCTACACCGACGACGCCTCGGTAGGTCCGGAATGGCAGCGGTATCAGCTGCAACTGACCGGTACGGTGGCCCTGCCGACCTACGCGATCGTGGCGCTGGAAGGCGGGCCGCTGCTGGCCCGACACACCGGGCTGGCTTCGGTGGAAGAATTTCTGGCGTTTCTGGAAGAGGGAAGCCGGGCTTTTCAGCAATGGCTGGCGCAGCAGCAACGCGCGCAGACCACCGAACCCACCGCCGCCCTGCGCTGA
- a CDS encoding sigma-54-dependent transcriptional regulator — protein sequence MSKACVFVVDDEPKLGELFANVLRRDGYEVRAFVHPQAMLEAIEDGQQPDVVLADLMMPEINGIELLERLRKRRLHVPVIIMTAHSSVQTAVEAMRRGAFHYLQKPVNLEEMRMLLKKAIGRNERTSVSQPSPQGEAAAYPIEGILGDSEPIRRVRQTIEMLRDVPGTIVLIRGETGTGKNLVARTIHANSCYSSGRFVEINCAALPDNLLEAELFGYEKGAFTDARTSKPGLLEVADGGTVFLDEIDSMSLALQAKLLSFLESRTFRRLGGIDDIQVNVRILCATNVNLEQLVAERKFRQDLFYRINVVNIYLPALREMGRDVLLIARYFIEQFNSELGRQVKGLTPEAEKKLLDYHWPGNVRELRNVLERAMIFNRKEWIDADDLHLLPATASSNGVALPPSNGVFYFPSGSTLEELEKAYILHTLKHYKASFTEAARMLGISKKTLWEKRKRYNLDRELARS from the coding sequence ATGTCGAAGGCCTGTGTGTTTGTGGTGGATGACGAGCCCAAGCTGGGCGAGCTGTTTGCCAACGTGCTCCGGCGGGACGGCTACGAGGTGCGCGCGTTCGTGCATCCTCAGGCGATGCTGGAAGCCATCGAAGACGGGCAGCAACCCGACGTGGTGCTGGCCGATCTGATGATGCCGGAGATCAACGGCATCGAGCTGCTGGAACGGCTGCGTAAACGTCGGCTTCACGTGCCGGTCATTATCATGACGGCGCATTCGTCGGTGCAGACGGCCGTCGAGGCCATGCGCCGGGGTGCCTTTCACTATCTGCAGAAGCCGGTCAATCTGGAAGAAATGCGCATGCTGCTCAAGAAGGCCATCGGCCGGAATGAGCGCACGTCGGTTTCACAGCCCTCGCCGCAGGGGGAAGCGGCCGCCTATCCGATCGAAGGCATTCTGGGCGACAGCGAGCCGATTCGTCGGGTGCGCCAGACCATCGAGATGCTCCGGGACGTGCCGGGTACGATCGTACTGATCCGGGGCGAAACCGGCACCGGCAAAAACCTGGTGGCCCGCACCATTCACGCCAACTCCTGCTACAGCAGCGGGCGTTTTGTGGAGATCAACTGTGCGGCGCTGCCCGACAACCTGCTGGAGGCCGAACTGTTCGGCTATGAAAAAGGCGCCTTCACCGATGCACGCACCTCCAAGCCGGGTCTGCTCGAAGTGGCCGACGGGGGGACCGTCTTTCTGGACGAGATCGACTCGATGAGTCTGGCGCTGCAGGCCAAATTGCTTTCGTTTCTGGAAAGCCGGACGTTCCGGCGTCTGGGCGGTATCGACGACATTCAGGTCAACGTGCGTATTCTGTGCGCCACCAACGTCAACCTGGAGCAGCTGGTGGCCGAGCGGAAGTTCCGGCAGGACCTCTTCTACCGGATCAACGTGGTCAATATCTACCTGCCGGCGCTTCGGGAGATGGGCCGCGATGTGCTGCTGATCGCCCGGTATTTCATTGAGCAGTTCAACAGCGAGCTGGGCCGGCAGGTGAAGGGCCTGACGCCCGAAGCGGAAAAGAAGCTGCTGGACTATCACTGGCCCGGCAACGTGCGTGAGCTGCGCAACGTGCTCGAACGGGCCATGATTTTCAACAGAAAGGAGTGGATCGACGCCGACGATCTGCACCTGCTGCCTGCTACTGCGTCTTCCAACGGAGTGGCCCTGCCGCCTTCCAACGGTGTGTTCTACTTCCCCAGCGGGAGCACGCTGGAAGAGCTGGAAAAAGCCTATATCCTGCACACGCTCAAGCACTACAAGGCCAGCTTCACCGAAGCCGCCCGCATGCTGGGCATTTCCAAAAAGACGCTCTGGGAGAAGCGCAAACGCTACAATCTGGATCGCGAGCTGGCGCGCTCCTGA
- a CDS encoding L,D-transpeptidase family protein — translation MGRPEAFRTSGRHRRWGYRLGLLGLLLMPLAGLTYGYLALRQSPRTAVEAAQQALAQARAAAAEQYAPVHWRKAEQVWEEVLRRWRLANQRWWSLPDDYAQITALARQAQHEAIVAAAQAAQVRDSLHRESRQMLAALAPRLDSLQRWLRLLPYRPAWLQQLQVAQQQYQAAQYAFEQQALWEAARKARQAHLQTLALTQQVSDYVRDYLAQVPRWRQWVAEARAEARRQNQWLIVVDKMARQCLVYRGDRQLAVFPIELGPNWMGSKHYAGDRATPEGRYRVVRKLGPGETRYYRALLLDYPNAEDRARFARARREGLLPPGAKIGGLIEIHGEGGRGADWTEGCVALHNQDMRRLYEMIPVGTPVVIVGTLDPPSWVQQMIAVHAR, via the coding sequence ATGGGAAGGCCGGAGGCCTTCCGCACATCTGGACGTCACAGGCGCTGGGGGTATCGGCTGGGCCTGCTCGGTCTGCTCCTGATGCCGCTGGCCGGCCTGACCTACGGCTATCTTGCCCTGCGCCAGAGTCCCCGAACAGCGGTCGAAGCTGCGCAGCAAGCGCTGGCGCAGGCGCGCGCCGCAGCCGCCGAGCAGTATGCGCCCGTGCACTGGCGAAAGGCCGAGCAGGTCTGGGAGGAGGTGCTCCGGCGGTGGCGGCTTGCCAACCAGCGCTGGTGGAGCCTCCCGGACGACTATGCGCAGATAACCGCGCTGGCCCGGCAGGCGCAGCACGAGGCGATCGTGGCCGCCGCACAGGCCGCGCAGGTGCGCGACTCGCTCCACCGGGAAAGTCGTCAGATGCTGGCGGCCCTTGCACCGCGTCTGGATTCGCTACAGCGGTGGCTGCGGCTGCTGCCGTATCGCCCGGCCTGGCTCCAGCAGCTACAGGTCGCGCAACAGCAATATCAGGCGGCCCAGTATGCCTTTGAGCAACAGGCGCTCTGGGAGGCCGCCCGAAAGGCCCGGCAGGCCCACCTGCAAACGCTGGCCCTGACGCAACAGGTAAGCGATTATGTGCGCGATTACCTGGCCCAGGTACCGCGCTGGCGGCAATGGGTGGCCGAAGCCCGCGCCGAAGCCCGACGCCAGAACCAGTGGCTGATTGTCGTGGATAAAATGGCCCGGCAATGCCTGGTCTACCGGGGCGACCGTCAGCTGGCCGTCTTTCCCATAGAGCTCGGGCCCAACTGGATGGGCTCCAAACACTACGCAGGCGATCGGGCCACGCCCGAGGGACGTTATCGCGTGGTGCGCAAGCTGGGGCCGGGCGAAACCCGGTACTACCGGGCGCTCCTTCTGGATTATCCCAATGCCGAGGATCGGGCACGTTTTGCCCGAGCCCGGCGGGAAGGATTGCTGCCTCCCGGGGCAAAAATCGGGGGCCTGATTGAAATCCATGGCGAAGGGGGGCGCGGGGCCGACTGGACGGAAGGCTGTGTGGCCCTGCACAATCAGGACATGCGTCGCCTCTACGAAATGATACCGGTGGGTACACCGGTCGTGATCGTCGGCACGCTGGATCCGCCGTCGTGGGTCCAACAAATGATTGCGGTGCATGCACGATGA
- a CDS encoding DUF4398 domain-containing protein, producing MKTRWTWGGLLAIGLLWAGCASAPNEQLEAAQRALQAADSAEADVYVADLYRAAQDSLAAAQAEIEAQNARFALARDYKRAEQLLQFVAETAQQATQQVAERKEALRAETEALIAEARQALMQTHELLGRAPRGKEGAIALVSIREDATSVEGLLNEAAAALERGDVFQAHQLAQQARDRAAGLVNELNEAIAKTRPGQGS from the coding sequence ATGAAGACGCGCTGGACATGGGGCGGACTGCTGGCTATCGGCCTGTTATGGGCGGGCTGTGCCAGTGCCCCGAACGAACAACTGGAAGCGGCGCAGCGTGCGCTTCAGGCCGCCGATAGTGCCGAAGCGGACGTCTATGTAGCCGATCTCTACCGGGCTGCACAGGATTCGCTGGCTGCAGCCCAGGCCGAAATTGAGGCGCAGAATGCCCGCTTCGCATTGGCCCGGGACTACAAGCGGGCCGAGCAACTCCTGCAGTTTGTAGCGGAGACGGCGCAGCAGGCGACCCAGCAGGTCGCCGAACGCAAGGAGGCGCTCCGGGCAGAGACCGAGGCGCTCATTGCCGAGGCGCGTCAGGCGCTGATGCAGACGCATGAGCTGCTGGGACGGGCGCCGCGTGGCAAAGAGGGCGCCATCGCGCTGGTGTCGATCCGGGAAGATGCCACCAGCGTGGAAGGCCTGCTGAACGAAGCCGCGGCGGCGCTGGAGCGCGGTGACGTTTTCCAGGCGCATCAGCTGGCGCAGCAAGCCCGCGATCGTGCCGCCGGCCTGGTCAACGAACTGAATGAGGCCATTGCCAAGACGCGTCCGGGACAGGGAAGCTGA